A portion of the Krasilnikovia cinnamomea genome contains these proteins:
- a CDS encoding acyl-CoA dehydrogenase family protein produces the protein MRLTEDHRAFADTVRRFVDTEINPYVDQWEAAGRAPLHDVFAKAAALGLLGLEYDAAYGGEGAEHSFQLVAAEQYGRMHATGIGMAIGVQAMMATPSLHEYGTPELKRDYLAPAIAGTAVTAIAVTEPDTGSDVSRLRTRAVRDGDDWVITGRKVYITNGAQADWLCLLARTSDEGGYRGMSQIVVPTDSPGFTVARTFDKLGNRCSDTAELVLDSVRVPVANTIGEVGRGFQQQMRQFVLERMFAAYSTVGQCQYALDRTRAYVTERSVFGRPLADRQYVAFRLTELQAEVDLLRSHNLQACEAHMAGEDITRMATVAKLKAGRLVREVADYCLQLHGGTGYLEETWTARLLRDTRLTSIGAGADEVMLQVLARLDGLPA, from the coding sequence ATGCGGCTCACCGAGGACCACCGCGCGTTCGCCGACACCGTTCGCCGGTTCGTCGACACCGAGATCAACCCGTACGTCGACCAGTGGGAGGCGGCCGGGCGCGCGCCGCTGCACGACGTGTTCGCAAAGGCCGCCGCGCTCGGCCTGCTCGGCCTCGAATACGACGCGGCGTACGGGGGCGAGGGCGCCGAGCACAGCTTCCAGCTCGTCGCCGCCGAACAGTACGGGCGGATGCACGCCACCGGCATCGGCATGGCCATCGGCGTCCAGGCGATGATGGCCACCCCGTCCCTGCACGAGTACGGGACACCGGAGCTGAAACGGGACTACCTCGCCCCCGCCATCGCGGGCACCGCGGTCACCGCGATCGCCGTGACCGAACCCGACACCGGCTCCGACGTCTCGCGCCTGCGTACCCGCGCGGTCCGCGACGGCGACGACTGGGTGATCACCGGCCGGAAGGTGTACATCACCAACGGGGCCCAGGCCGACTGGCTCTGCCTGCTGGCCCGCACCTCGGACGAGGGCGGCTACCGGGGCATGTCCCAGATCGTGGTGCCCACGGACTCGCCCGGCTTCACCGTGGCGCGCACTTTCGACAAGCTCGGCAACCGCTGCTCCGACACCGCCGAGCTGGTGCTGGATTCGGTGCGGGTGCCGGTGGCCAACACGATCGGCGAGGTGGGGCGCGGCTTCCAGCAGCAGATGCGGCAGTTCGTCCTGGAGCGGATGTTCGCCGCGTACTCCACCGTCGGGCAGTGCCAGTACGCCCTCGACCGCACCCGCGCGTACGTCACCGAGCGTTCCGTCTTCGGCCGCCCCCTGGCCGACCGCCAGTACGTCGCGTTCCGGCTCACCGAGCTGCAGGCCGAAGTGGACCTGCTGCGCAGCCACAACCTGCAGGCGTGCGAGGCGCACATGGCCGGCGAGGACATCACCCGGATGGCCACCGTGGCCAAGCTCAAGGCGGGCCGCCTGGTCCGGGAGGTCGCGGACTACTGCCTGCAACTGCACGGCGGCACGGGCTACCTGGAGGAGACCTGGACCGCCCGCCTGCTGCGCGACACCCGCCTGACCTCGATCGGCGCGGGCGCCGACGAGGTCATGCTGCAGGTCCTCGCCCGCCTGGACGGCCTGCCCGCCTGA
- a CDS encoding carbohydrate ABC transporter permease, whose translation MSDTPRDGSADTRPKDNRAWIFVLPVVASVAFTALIPLMTVVNYSVQDVFSPDDRIFVGLEWYRSVTRDQEIRAAFLRTLLFSLQVLLLEIPLGVAIAVAMPRRGRAMSAALVVVALPLLIPWNVVGTIWQIFARPDIGLGGWTINSVFGVDFNYTLDSTDAWVTVLLMDVWHWTPLVALLAYAGLRSIPEPYYQAAQIDSASAWAVFRHIQLPRLRGVLTIAILLRFMDSFMIYTEPFVVTGGGPGNATSFLSILLSKVAVGQFDLGPAGAFSLLYFLFVQVVCFVFFVVLTRTGR comes from the coding sequence GTGAGCGACACCCCGCGCGACGGGTCCGCGGACACGAGGCCGAAGGACAACCGGGCCTGGATCTTCGTGCTGCCGGTCGTGGCGTCGGTCGCCTTCACCGCGCTGATCCCGCTGATGACCGTGGTCAACTACTCCGTCCAGGACGTGTTCAGCCCGGACGACCGCATCTTCGTGGGACTCGAGTGGTACCGCTCCGTCACCCGCGACCAGGAGATCCGCGCGGCTTTCCTGCGTACGTTGCTGTTCTCGCTGCAGGTGCTGCTGCTGGAGATCCCGCTGGGGGTGGCCATCGCCGTGGCGATGCCACGCCGCGGCCGCGCGATGTCGGCGGCGCTGGTGGTCGTGGCGCTGCCGCTGCTCATCCCCTGGAACGTGGTGGGCACCATCTGGCAGATCTTCGCCCGTCCCGACATCGGGCTCGGCGGCTGGACGATCAACAGCGTGTTCGGTGTGGACTTCAACTACACGCTGGACTCCACCGACGCCTGGGTGACGGTCCTGCTGATGGACGTCTGGCACTGGACGCCGCTGGTGGCGCTGCTGGCGTACGCGGGCCTGCGCTCGATCCCCGAGCCCTACTACCAGGCGGCCCAGATCGACAGCGCCTCGGCCTGGGCGGTGTTCCGGCACATCCAGCTGCCCCGGCTGCGTGGGGTGCTGACCATCGCGATCCTGCTCCGGTTCATGGACAGCTTCATGATCTACACCGAGCCGTTCGTGGTGACCGGGGGTGGTCCCGGCAACGCCACGTCGTTCCTTTCCATCCTGCTGTCGAAGGTCGCCGTCGGGCAGTTCGACCTGGGTCCGGCGGGTGCGTTCTCGCTGCTGTACTTCCTGTTCGTGCAGGTCGTCTGCTTCGTCTTCTTCGTCGTGCTGACCAGAACCGGGAGGTGA
- a CDS encoding YrhK family protein, translating to MALAFALGSTCFLIGPIPGYAELVGDTADAVTFFVGSILFTTGGALQVRAAAPGRHDPGPGRAAWWAAITQSAGTVFFNVSTFQAMHTALSSPGYDHRVWRPDLFGSICFLVSGAIAYRASARHGWLPARGPAGWWQPAVNLLGCVFFGVSALAGYVLPATGSMVNEYLANLNTCAGAACFLACALPGLRPRHAAVGAAPG from the coding sequence ATGGCCCTCGCGTTCGCCCTCGGGTCGACGTGCTTCCTGATCGGCCCGATCCCGGGCTACGCCGAGCTGGTCGGCGACACCGCCGACGCGGTCACGTTCTTCGTCGGCTCGATACTGTTCACCACCGGCGGCGCGCTGCAGGTCCGGGCCGCCGCGCCGGGGCGCCACGACCCCGGCCCGGGACGTGCCGCGTGGTGGGCGGCGATCACCCAGTCCGCCGGTACGGTCTTCTTCAACGTCTCCACCTTCCAGGCCATGCACACCGCCCTGTCCAGCCCCGGCTACGACCACCGGGTGTGGCGCCCGGACCTGTTCGGCTCGATCTGCTTCCTGGTCTCCGGCGCCATCGCCTACCGGGCGTCCGCCCGCCACGGCTGGCTCCCCGCGCGTGGCCCGGCCGGGTGGTGGCAGCCCGCCGTCAACCTGCTCGGCTGCGTCTTCTTCGGCGTCTCCGCGCTCGCCGGGTACGTCCTGCCCGCCACCGGATCGATGGTCAACGAGTACCTGGCCAACCTGAACACGTGCGCGGGCGCGGCCTGCTTCCTGGCCTGTGCCCTGCCCGGCCTGCGCCCCCGGCATGCGGCCGTCGGCGCCGCACCGGGTTGA
- a CDS encoding ABC transporter ATP-binding protein — MRQRAEVWLHELNLELPAGLTVLLGPATAGKTTLMRVVAGLLAPTAGRIVVGGVDVTRLSVRKRSVAFVYQQFINYPSLSVYENIASPLRLAREFPTAGIDGRVRDIAALMGIEALLDRRPAELSGGQQQRTAIARALARPADVLLLDEPLANLDYKLREQLRADLKDMFTDAPGVVLYATADPAEALSFAAPTVVLGEGRVQHVGDVADVYEQPPTLAVAATLSDPPLNRLPGTVHDDRISCLGASLPPPPAATPGAEVTLGVRPHHVTVERTGPDDLAFPAEIRLAEMTGSDTFLHLVLSDRRHLVAQLPGTHRFTPGEQAVAYVDPARVLVFDDTGARLPARPAAEAEPHG, encoded by the coding sequence GTGCGACAACGCGCGGAGGTCTGGCTGCACGAGCTGAACCTCGAACTGCCCGCCGGGCTGACCGTACTCCTCGGGCCGGCGACCGCCGGAAAGACGACGTTGATGCGGGTCGTGGCGGGACTGCTGGCACCCACGGCCGGGCGGATCGTCGTCGGCGGCGTGGACGTCACGCGGCTCTCGGTCCGCAAGCGTTCCGTCGCCTTCGTCTATCAGCAGTTCATCAACTATCCCTCGCTGTCGGTGTACGAGAACATCGCCTCCCCGCTGCGGCTCGCCCGCGAATTCCCCACGGCCGGGATCGACGGCCGGGTCCGCGACATCGCCGCGCTCATGGGCATTGAGGCGCTGCTCGACCGCAGGCCCGCCGAGCTGTCCGGCGGCCAGCAGCAGCGCACCGCCATCGCCCGCGCGCTCGCCCGGCCGGCCGACGTGCTGCTGCTGGACGAGCCGCTGGCGAACCTGGACTACAAGCTGCGCGAACAGCTGCGCGCCGACCTCAAGGACATGTTCACCGACGCCCCGGGGGTGGTGCTCTACGCCACCGCCGATCCAGCCGAGGCGCTGAGCTTCGCGGCGCCCACCGTCGTCCTGGGCGAAGGGCGCGTGCAGCACGTCGGCGACGTCGCCGACGTGTACGAGCAGCCGCCGACGCTGGCGGTCGCGGCGACGCTCAGCGACCCCCCGCTGAACCGCCTGCCCGGGACCGTCCACGACGACCGGATCAGCTGCCTCGGCGCCTCCCTCCCGCCGCCGCCCGCCGCCACCCCCGGCGCGGAGGTCACCCTCGGCGTGCGGCCGCACCACGTCACGGTCGAGCGCACCGGCCCGGACGATCTGGCGTTCCCCGCGGAGATCCGGCTGGCGGAGATGACCGGCAGCGACACGTTCCTGCATCTCGTCCTGTCCGACCGGCGGCATCTGGTCGCCCAGCTGCCCGGCACGCACCGGTTCACCCCGGGCGAGCAGGCGGTGGCGTACGTGGACCCGGCGCGCGTCCTGGTCTTCGACGACACCGGGGCACGCCTGCCCGCCCGACCGGCGGCGGAGGCCGAACCGCATGGTTGA
- a CDS encoding TetR/AcrR family transcriptional regulator: protein MTTDDAVPKQDRSRATRQRLLETAVRCLATHGWEISTVGFIAAEAGISRGAVQHHYRTREALILAALEHMFEERTTLLDALPDPAGSGPERVHAVVTGLVEAMGGELFRAALQVWTVAAADPELRAAVVPLERHFAREVHRRAVRLLRVDDSDPATRGLIQATLDLARGLALADVLTDDSRRRARVVRAWSTQLAAALSASEEPVGS from the coding sequence GTGACGACTGACGACGCGGTGCCCAAGCAGGACCGCAGCCGCGCCACCCGGCAGCGCCTGCTGGAGACCGCCGTCCGCTGCCTGGCCACCCACGGGTGGGAGATCTCGACGGTCGGCTTCATCGCCGCCGAGGCCGGCATCAGCCGAGGCGCGGTGCAACACCACTACCGGACCAGGGAGGCGCTGATCCTCGCGGCGCTGGAGCACATGTTCGAGGAGCGTACGACGCTGCTCGACGCGCTGCCCGACCCGGCGGGTTCCGGGCCCGAGCGGGTACACGCCGTGGTGACCGGCCTGGTCGAGGCGATGGGCGGGGAGCTGTTCCGGGCCGCGTTGCAGGTGTGGACCGTGGCGGCCGCCGACCCGGAGCTGCGGGCCGCCGTGGTGCCGCTGGAGCGCCACTTCGCCCGCGAGGTGCACCGGCGCGCGGTCCGCCTGCTGCGGGTGGACGACAGCGACCCCGCCACGCGCGGGCTGATCCAGGCCACCCTCGACCTGGCCCGCGGCCTGGCCCTGGCGGACGTGCTCACGGACGACTCGCGGCGGCGCGCCCGCGTGGTGCGGGCCTGGTCGACCCAGCTCGCGGCGGCCCTGTCCGCCAGCGAGGAACCCGTGGGGAGCTGA
- a CDS encoding ABC transporter ATP-binding protein produces MVDIHLEGVGHSYDGGRSWALRPMTRTWRSARAYALLGPSGCGKTTLLNIMSGLLRPTVGRIYFGDREVTTMPTAARNIAQVFQFPVLYEGMSVYDNLAFPLRNRRYPKAEVDRRVRTVARLLGLDDQLHRRSRRLDAGRQQIVSLGRGLVRSDVAAVLLDEPLTVVDPALKWTLRSKLKEIHRDTGHTLVYVTHDQTEALTFADEVVVLKDGAVVQSGEPTELFLSPAHEFVGHFIGSPGMNMIPAEVTGGVVRVGDTTVGRAVGVDGDLPAGPARIGVRPEFVRIPAAPAAPGLPARVTGVDRMGAYHLVRADVDGHPLVAKVDTGSWYAPGSLEYFHFAPDRAFLFRDAVRCGVLAAAGEAERP; encoded by the coding sequence ATGGTTGACATCCACCTGGAGGGCGTGGGCCACAGCTACGACGGCGGCCGGAGCTGGGCACTGCGCCCGATGACCCGGACCTGGCGCTCGGCCCGCGCGTACGCGCTGCTCGGGCCCAGCGGATGCGGCAAGACGACCCTGCTGAACATCATGTCGGGGCTGCTGCGGCCGACCGTGGGCCGGATCTACTTCGGGGACCGCGAGGTCACCACGATGCCCACGGCGGCCCGCAACATCGCCCAGGTCTTCCAGTTCCCGGTCCTCTACGAGGGCATGTCGGTCTACGACAACCTCGCCTTCCCGCTGCGCAACCGGAGGTATCCCAAGGCCGAGGTCGACCGGCGGGTGCGAACGGTCGCGCGGCTGCTCGGGCTGGACGACCAGCTGCACCGCCGGTCCCGGCGGCTGGATGCGGGGCGGCAGCAGATCGTCAGCCTGGGCCGCGGGCTGGTCCGCTCCGACGTGGCGGCCGTGCTGCTCGACGAGCCGCTCACGGTCGTCGACCCGGCGCTGAAGTGGACGCTGCGCAGCAAGCTCAAGGAGATCCACCGCGACACCGGGCACACGCTGGTCTACGTCACCCACGACCAGACGGAGGCCCTGACGTTCGCCGACGAGGTGGTGGTGCTCAAGGACGGCGCGGTCGTGCAGTCGGGGGAGCCGACCGAGCTGTTCCTGTCGCCGGCACACGAGTTCGTGGGCCATTTCATCGGCTCACCGGGGATGAACATGATTCCGGCCGAGGTCACCGGCGGCGTCGTCCGGGTCGGCGACACCACCGTCGGGCGTGCGGTGGGTGTCGACGGCGACCTGCCCGCCGGACCGGCGCGCATCGGCGTACGGCCCGAGTTCGTCCGGATCCCGGCCGCGCCCGCCGCGCCGGGCCTGCCGGCGCGGGTCACCGGCGTCGACCGGATGGGGGCGTACCACCTCGTGCGCGCCGACGTCGACGGGCACCCGCTGGTCGCCAAGGTGGACACCGGCTCCTGGTACGCACCCGGCAGCCTGGAGTACTTCCACTTCGCCCCGGACCGTGCGTTCCTGTTCCGCGACGCGGTCCGGTGCGGCGTGCTCGCCGCCGCAGGTGAGGCGGAGCGGCCGTGA
- a CDS encoding acyl-CoA carboxylase subunit beta has product MTILRSTLDTTTGDARAARQAMLGALDEVAAQTAQAVAGGGAKAVERHHSRGKLTARERIELLLDPDAPFLELAALAGYGSAFTVGGSVVAGIGVVSGVECLLIANDPTVKGGSSNPWSLKKTLRMHDIARQNRLPVISLVESGGADLPTQKEVFIPGGAVFRNLTQLSAAGIPTIALVFGNSTAGGAYLPGMSDHVVMIEQRSKVFLAGPPLVKAATGEESDDESLGGAEMHARVSGLADHYARDEPDAIRIGRSIVARLNWRKASGPVTAVPRAPRYPAEELLSIVPPDLKAPFDPREVIARIVDDSDFDEVKPLYGTSLVTGWARLHGYPVGILANARGVLFSAEAQKAAQFIQLANSSATPLVFLHNTTGYMVGAEYEQGGIIKHGAMMINAVSNSTVPHVSVLIGNSYGAGHYGMCGRAYDPRFVFAWPSARSAVMGAQQLADVTYLVSRASALAQGKPFDEDGAQVVRHMIEQQISAEAMPLVLSGLIYDDGIIDPRDTRDVLGVALSAIHTAPVRGTDAFGVFRM; this is encoded by the coding sequence GTGACGATCCTGCGGTCCACACTCGACACCACCACGGGCGACGCCCGCGCCGCGCGGCAGGCCATGCTCGGCGCCCTCGATGAGGTGGCCGCGCAGACCGCCCAGGCCGTGGCGGGCGGCGGCGCCAAGGCGGTCGAGCGCCACCATTCCCGGGGCAAGCTCACCGCCCGGGAACGCATCGAGCTGCTGCTCGACCCGGACGCGCCGTTCCTGGAGCTGGCCGCGCTGGCCGGGTACGGCTCCGCGTTCACCGTGGGCGGCAGCGTGGTGGCCGGGATCGGCGTGGTCAGCGGCGTGGAATGCCTGCTGATCGCGAACGACCCGACAGTCAAGGGCGGGTCCAGCAACCCGTGGTCGCTGAAGAAGACCCTGCGCATGCACGACATCGCCCGGCAGAACCGGCTGCCGGTGATCTCCCTGGTCGAGTCGGGCGGCGCCGACCTGCCCACCCAGAAGGAGGTCTTCATCCCGGGCGGTGCGGTGTTCCGCAACCTCACCCAGCTGTCGGCGGCCGGGATCCCCACGATCGCGCTGGTGTTCGGCAACTCCACGGCCGGAGGCGCGTACCTGCCGGGGATGAGCGACCACGTGGTGATGATCGAGCAGCGGTCCAAGGTGTTCCTCGCCGGTCCGCCGCTGGTCAAGGCCGCCACCGGGGAGGAGTCCGACGACGAGTCCCTGGGCGGCGCCGAGATGCACGCCCGGGTGTCCGGGCTGGCCGACCACTACGCCCGCGACGAGCCGGACGCCATCCGGATCGGGCGCTCGATCGTCGCCCGGCTGAACTGGCGCAAGGCGTCCGGCCCGGTGACCGCGGTGCCGCGCGCGCCCCGGTATCCGGCCGAGGAGCTGCTGTCGATCGTGCCGCCCGACCTGAAGGCACCGTTCGATCCCCGCGAGGTGATCGCCCGCATCGTCGACGACAGCGACTTCGACGAGGTCAAACCGTTGTACGGCACGTCGCTGGTGACCGGGTGGGCGCGGCTGCACGGCTATCCGGTGGGCATTCTGGCCAACGCCCGTGGGGTGCTGTTCAGCGCGGAGGCGCAGAAGGCCGCCCAGTTCATCCAACTCGCCAACTCCTCCGCCACCCCGCTGGTGTTCCTGCACAACACCACCGGCTACATGGTCGGCGCCGAGTACGAGCAGGGCGGCATCATCAAACACGGCGCCATGATGATCAACGCGGTGTCCAACTCGACCGTCCCGCACGTCTCGGTGCTCATCGGCAACTCGTACGGCGCCGGGCACTACGGGATGTGCGGGCGGGCGTACGATCCGCGGTTCGTCTTCGCGTGGCCGAGCGCGCGGTCGGCGGTGATGGGCGCCCAGCAGCTCGCCGACGTCACGTACCTGGTGTCCCGGGCGTCGGCGCTGGCGCAGGGCAAACCGTTCGATGAGGACGGCGCGCAGGTGGTACGGCACATGATCGAGCAGCAGATCTCCGCCGAGGCGATGCCGCTGGTGCTGTCGGGGCTGATCTACGACGACGGCATCATCGACCCCCGCGACACCCGCGACGTGCTCGGCGTGGCGCTGTCGGCCATCCACACCGCGCCGGTGCGGGGCACCGACGCCTTCGGCGTCTTCCGGATGTGA
- a CDS encoding acyclic terpene utilization AtuA family protein, with protein MDPDVLRVGNSSGFYGDRLAAMREMLEGGALDVLTGDYLAELTMLILGRDRMKDPATGYARTFLAQLDDCLALALDRGVRLVTNAGGVNPAGLVTAIEKLAARHGLSPRIALVRGDDLTARARDLGLGSPLGAHAYLGAFGIARALRAGADIVVTGRVTDASLAVGPAIAHFGWDRADFDALAGATVAGHVIECGTQATGGNYAFFTEVADPLRPGFPIAEIARDGSSVITKHPGTGGAVTVGTITAQLVYEVDDARYAGPDVTTRLDTVSLRQAGPDRVEITGVRGEAPPPEVKVCRTAIGGYRNELTVVLTGLDIEAKAELFRRQFTAACPREPAEVSWTLARLDTPDAATEQQASALLTVVARDPDEATAGRAFTSTAVELALGSYPGFFATGVPGGAHPYGVYTAGFVPQSVAAHEVVLPDGTVEPIAAPSQTRALEPLTGPLPRDPGPPGPTRRLPLGTVAGARSGDKGGDANVGLWVRDDAAYPWLAALITEDTVRELLPEAARLPVRITRLPNLRAVNVVIEGLLGAGVAYQARFDPQAKGLGEWLRARHVEIPESLLEAP; from the coding sequence ATGGACCCTGACGTGCTGCGGGTGGGCAACAGCTCCGGCTTCTACGGGGACCGGCTGGCGGCCATGCGGGAGATGCTGGAGGGCGGCGCGCTCGACGTGCTCACCGGCGACTACCTCGCCGAGCTGACCATGCTCATCCTCGGCCGGGACCGGATGAAGGACCCCGCGACCGGCTACGCCCGTACGTTCCTCGCCCAGCTCGACGACTGCCTCGCGCTGGCCCTCGACCGCGGCGTGCGGCTGGTCACCAACGCCGGTGGGGTCAACCCGGCCGGGCTGGTCACCGCGATCGAGAAGCTGGCCGCGCGCCACGGCCTGAGCCCGCGGATCGCGCTGGTCCGCGGCGACGACCTGACCGCGCGGGCCCGCGACCTCGGGCTCGGCTCGCCGCTGGGCGCCCACGCCTACCTGGGGGCGTTCGGCATCGCGCGGGCCCTGCGCGCCGGGGCCGACATCGTGGTCACCGGCCGGGTGACCGACGCGTCCCTGGCCGTCGGCCCGGCCATCGCCCACTTCGGCTGGGACCGCGCGGACTTCGACGCGCTGGCCGGTGCCACCGTGGCCGGTCACGTCATCGAGTGCGGCACCCAGGCCACCGGCGGCAACTACGCGTTCTTCACCGAGGTCGCCGACCCGCTGCGGCCGGGCTTCCCGATCGCCGAGATCGCCCGCGACGGCTCCAGCGTCATCACGAAACACCCCGGGACCGGCGGCGCGGTCACCGTCGGCACCATCACCGCCCAGCTCGTGTACGAGGTGGACGACGCCCGCTACGCGGGCCCCGACGTCACCACCCGCCTCGACACGGTGTCGCTGCGCCAGGCCGGACCGGACCGGGTCGAGATCACCGGGGTACGCGGTGAGGCCCCGCCCCCCGAGGTCAAGGTGTGCCGCACCGCGATCGGCGGCTACCGCAACGAGCTGACCGTGGTGCTCACCGGGCTGGACATCGAGGCCAAGGCCGAGCTGTTCCGCCGCCAGTTCACCGCCGCCTGCCCGCGCGAACCCGCCGAGGTGAGCTGGACCCTGGCCCGGCTCGACACCCCGGACGCCGCGACCGAACAACAGGCGTCGGCGCTGCTCACGGTCGTGGCACGCGACCCGGACGAGGCCACGGCGGGGCGCGCGTTCACCAGTACCGCGGTCGAGCTCGCGCTCGGCTCCTACCCCGGGTTCTTCGCCACCGGCGTACCCGGCGGCGCCCACCCGTACGGGGTGTACACGGCCGGGTTCGTGCCCCAGTCCGTCGCCGCGCACGAGGTGGTGCTGCCGGACGGGACCGTCGAGCCGATCGCCGCCCCGTCGCAGACCCGGGCCCTGGAACCACTGACCGGGCCACTCCCCCGCGACCCCGGGCCGCCCGGCCCGACCCGGCGGCTGCCGCTGGGCACCGTCGCCGGGGCCCGCTCCGGCGACAAGGGCGGGGACGCCAACGTGGGCCTGTGGGTGCGCGACGACGCGGCGTACCCGTGGCTGGCGGCGCTGATCACCGAGGACACCGTCCGGGAGCTGCTGCCCGAGGCGGCACGGCTGCCCGTACGGATCACCCGGCTGCCGAATCTGCGCGCGGTCAACGTCGTCATCGAAGGGCTGCTCGGCGCGGGCGTGGCCTACCAGGCGCGCTTCGACCCGCAGGCCAAAGGGCTCGGCGAGTGGCTGCGCGCGCGGCACGTCGAGATCCCCGAATCGTTGTTGGAGGCACCGTGA
- a CDS encoding acetyl/propionyl/methylcrotonyl-CoA carboxylase subunit alpha, with protein MTEVPITSVLVANRGEIARRIFATCRRRGLDTVAVFSDADADSPHVREADAAVRLPGAAPAETYLRGDLIIEAAKRAGADAVHPGYGFLSEQADFARAVQAAGLVWIGPDPEAIAAMGSKVAAKARMAAAGVPVLADLEPSAVTEADLPVLVKASAGGGGRGMRVVRALADLETAVASASREAAAAFGDPTVFCERFVESGHHVEVQIVADAHGTVWALGERECSLQRRHQKVIEEAPAPLVERIGGDLRARLLAAGRAAASAVGYLGAGTVEFLADAAGDFWFLEMNTRLQVEHPVTECVTGVDLVGLQLDVAAGRALTGAEPTMTGHAIEARLYAESPADDWRPQTGTVETFDVPHVTARFAHPGADGIRLDSGVEDGSVVGTHYDAMLAKVVAYAPTREAAARQLAAALRRARVHGLGTNRDVLVASLRHPVFLAGTADTGFYAAHPPAELTIGTGLEPAVGALVAALSDAAAERAAGFGDAGAGSHDPLLPGVRSGFRNIEVGYRSRTYAAGPEEFEVRYRFGRTGLEVDRMTGIDLVEATAEQVVLDVDGVRRRWRVGRFSTGDDRRVVVDGPHSSIELRVVPRFTDPAAQVPAGALVAQLPGTVVRVQVRAGDAVVAGQPLVWLEAMKMEHAVHAPADGTVIDLPVVVGQQVAQGTLLAVVDSGDD; from the coding sequence ATGACCGAGGTTCCGATCACGAGTGTTCTGGTCGCCAACCGTGGGGAGATCGCGCGCCGGATCTTCGCGACGTGCCGCCGCCGGGGGTTGGACACCGTGGCGGTCTTCTCCGACGCCGACGCGGACAGCCCGCACGTACGGGAGGCGGACGCCGCGGTGCGCCTGCCCGGTGCCGCACCGGCCGAGACGTACCTGCGCGGTGACCTGATCATCGAGGCGGCGAAGCGGGCGGGCGCCGACGCGGTCCACCCGGGCTACGGCTTCCTGTCGGAGCAGGCGGACTTCGCCCGGGCCGTCCAGGCGGCGGGTCTGGTGTGGATCGGCCCGGACCCGGAGGCCATCGCGGCGATGGGCTCGAAGGTGGCGGCCAAGGCTCGGATGGCCGCCGCGGGGGTGCCCGTACTGGCGGATCTGGAGCCGTCCGCCGTCACCGAGGCCGACCTGCCCGTACTGGTGAAGGCGTCCGCCGGTGGCGGCGGGCGGGGGATGCGGGTGGTCCGGGCGCTGGCCGATCTGGAGACGGCGGTGGCGTCGGCGTCGCGGGAGGCCGCCGCGGCGTTCGGCGACCCGACCGTGTTCTGCGAGCGGTTCGTGGAGTCCGGCCACCACGTCGAGGTGCAGATCGTCGCGGACGCCCACGGCACGGTGTGGGCGCTGGGCGAGCGGGAGTGCTCGCTGCAGCGCCGCCACCAGAAGGTCATCGAGGAGGCGCCCGCGCCGCTGGTCGAGCGGATCGGCGGCGACCTGCGCGCGCGGTTGCTGGCCGCGGGCCGGGCCGCCGCGTCCGCCGTCGGCTACCTCGGCGCGGGCACGGTGGAGTTCCTCGCCGACGCGGCGGGCGACTTCTGGTTCCTGGAGATGAACACCCGGTTGCAGGTGGAACACCCGGTCACCGAGTGCGTCACCGGGGTCGACCTGGTGGGTCTGCAGCTCGACGTCGCCGCGGGCCGGGCGCTGACCGGCGCCGAACCCACGATGACCGGCCACGCGATCGAGGCCCGCCTGTACGCCGAGAGCCCCGCCGACGACTGGCGACCGCAGACCGGCACCGTGGAGACCTTCGACGTCCCGCACGTGACGGCGCGGTTCGCCCATCCGGGGGCGGACGGGATCCGCCTCGACTCCGGCGTCGAGGACGGCAGCGTCGTCGGCACCCACTACGACGCCATGCTGGCCAAGGTCGTCGCGTACGCGCCGACCCGGGAGGCCGCGGCCCGGCAGTTGGCCGCCGCACTGCGCCGCGCCCGCGTCCACGGCCTGGGCACCAACCGCGACGTGCTGGTCGCGAGCCTGCGCCACCCCGTGTTCCTGGCCGGTACGGCCGACACCGGCTTCTACGCCGCCCACCCGCCGGCCGAGCTGACCATCGGCACCGGCCTGGAACCCGCCGTCGGCGCGCTGGTCGCGGCGCTGTCCGACGCGGCGGCCGAACGCGCCGCCGGGTTCGGCGACGCCGGGGCCGGGTCCCACGATCCGCTGCTGCCCGGCGTGCGCAGCGGATTCCGCAACATCGAAGTCGGCTACCGCAGCCGCACCTACGCGGCGGGCCCCGAGGAGTTCGAGGTGCGCTACCGGTTCGGCCGCACCGGTCTCGAGGTCGACCGGATGACCGGGATCGACCTGGTGGAGGCCACCGCCGAGCAGGTGGTTCTCGACGTCGACGGGGTACGCCGCCGGTGGCGGGTGGGCCGCTTCAGCACGGGCGACGACCGCCGGGTGGTGGTGGACGGGCCGCACTCCTCGATCGAGCTGCGCGTCGTGCCGCGCTTCACCGACCCGGCCGCGCAGGTCCCGGCCGGGGCGCTGGTGGCGCAGCTGCCCGGCACCGTGGTCCGGGTGCAGGTGCGCGCCGGCGACGCGGTCGTGGCCGGGCAGCCGCTGGTCTGGCTGGAGGCCATGAAGATGGAACACGCCGTGCACGCCCCGGCCGACGGCACGGTCATCGATCTGCCGGTCGTGGTGGGACAGCAGGTCGCGCAGGGTACGCTGCTGGCCGTGGTGGACAGCGGTGACGACTGA